The following proteins are encoded in a genomic region of Nomascus leucogenys isolate Asia chromosome 17, Asia_NLE_v1, whole genome shotgun sequence:
- the LOC100592547 gene encoding ras-related protein Rab-40B, with protein MSALGSPVRAYDFLLKFLLVGDSDVGKGEILASLQDGAAESPYGHPAGIDYKTTTILLDGRRVKLQLWDTSGQGRFCTIFRSYSRGAQSVILVYDIANRWSFDGIDRWIKEIDEHAPGVPKILVGNRLHLAFKRQVPTEQAQAYAERLGVTFFEVSPLCNFNITESFTELARIVLLRHGMDRLWRPSKVLSLQDLCCRAVVSCTPVHLVDKLPLPIALRSHLKSFSMANGLNARMMHGLSYSLTTSSTHKRSSLCKVKLVRPPQSPPKNCTRNSCKIS; from the coding sequence ATGAGCGCCCTGGGCAGCCCGGTCCGGGCCTACGACTTTCTGCTCAAGTTCCTGCTGGTGGGCGACAGTGACGTGGGCAAGGGCGAGATCCTGGCGAGCCTGCAGGACGGCGCGGCCGAGTCCCCGTACGGCCACCCGGCGGGCATCGACTACAAGACGACCACCATCCTGCTGGACGGGCGGCGGGTGAAGCTGCAGCTCTGGGATACTTCGGGCCAGGGAAGATTTTGTACCATATTCCGCTCCTACTCCCGGGGTGCACAGAGTGTGATCCTGGTCTATGACATTGCGAACCGATGGTCTTTCGACGGCATTGATCGATGGATTAAGGAGATCGATGAGCATGCCCCCGGAGTCCCCAAGATCCTGGTGGGGAACCGCCTGCACCTGGCGTTCAAGCGGCAGGTGCCCACGGAGCAGGCCCAAGCCTACGCCGAGCGCCTGGGCGTGACCTTCTTTGAGGTCAGCCCTCTGTGCAATTTCAACATCACGGAGTCGTTCACGGAGCTGGCCAGGATCGTGCTGCTGCGGCATGGGATGGACCGGCTCTGGCGGCCGAGCAAGGTGCTGAGCTTGCAAGACCTCTGCTGCCGAGCGGTCGTGTCCTGCACGCCGGTGCACCTGGTGGACAAGCTGCCGCTCCCCATTGCCTTAAGAAGCCACCTCAAGTCCTTCTCGATGGCCAATGGCCTGAATGCCAGGATGATGCACGGCCTTTCCTACTCCCTCACCACCAGCTCCACCCACAAAAGGAGCAGCCTCTGCAAAGTGAAGCTCGTCCGCCCCCCACAGAGCCCCCCCAAAAACTGCACCAGAAACAGCTGCAAAATTTCTTAA